TGATTTTCGAAAATATATAGAGGGGTGAGGTATAGGTCTTCTGATAATGACCTGTTTCCAACGTCATGATAAGTTGTTAGGTATTAAATTTATTGAATGGGAGGAGTTTTGCAAATGAGGGGTATATTTAGAAGTACGTCATTAGTATTAATATTATTATTGTCACTCGTCCTTGTAGGATGCGGTGGAGAAGACGGAGACAAGCCAGTTAAAGTCCTCTTACATAATAATCCTTTTAACGAAGGTCTCAAGGAATTGGAGGCGAAATTTGAAGAAGATACAGGTATTAAAGTTGACATTGATGTAGTCGGTCAAGATGTAGGAATTCAGAGAACTGAATTAGATTTCACAGGTAAAACCGGAGATATTGATGTAGTCTATATGTCATTTGTTGTAAAGCAAAAATGGGCAAAAGCTGGTTGGGTTGAGTCACTAAATGAATATGTTGAAAATGCTGAAGAACTCAATCGAAATGACTTTATAGAAACTACATTGGATGCTATGTCGTATGAGGATGAGTTATATGGTTTACCAGGCTTCGCAGAAGTTGGATTAATGGGGTATAGAAAAGACATTTTTGAAAAGCATGGAATCGATTCGCCTCCGGAAAACTGGGATGAATTTTCAGAGGTTGTAGAAAAGATTCAGAGCAATGAAACTGCAGCTGTGGCACTAAGAGGACAAAGAGGACAAGGACTTAATATGTTCGTCTTTCCTATGTTTATGAACAGTATGGGTGGAGGATTTTTTAAAGATTTTCCGAAAGATCTTAATCCAATTTTAAACTCGAAGGAAAACATCGAGGCATTAAAATACTATGAAAATTTGGTGAAGAATTATAGTCCTTCAGGGGCAGGTAATTACAGTTATCCTGATATTGTATCAGCTTATCAGCAAGGGAAAGCCGCTATTTCATTAGATGGTACTTCAATCATTACTCAATTTTTAGATGAAGAAAATAATAAGTATGCAGATCAAACAGGAATCGCATTAATTCCTGGAGGTAAGAGCGGTGCATCTCCTATGATTGCCGTTCATGGTCTTGCACTATCGAAGTTCTCAAATAATAAAGAAGAAGCCTTTGAATTTATTAAGTGGGCTACAAGTTTTGAAACTCAGAAAGAAATTGCTTTAAATCAAAACTACTCAGATTTTACAAGATTATCAGTTTCACAAGATGAAGAAGTCAAAGCGAAATTTAATATAGCGAATGGTGAATTCTTAGAAATAAGAAATCAGGCATTAGAACAGGCAGATGGGAATTATCGACCATTACTCCCAGAGTGGGGAGAAATTGGAGATATCATTGCTATTGAAGTGAACTCTGTTACAAGTGGTAATAAAAGTGCCGAAAACGCGCTAGAAGATGCCAACAATAAAGTGAAAGAAACACTAAAAAGAAATGGTTATAACATTGATTAATTTATAATAACCAAACTCGTCTCAAGGTACCACAGGTACCTTGAGAAAATTAAAATCATGAGAAAAAATATAATGTGAGGTGTCAAAATGCGTAGAAAACATACTCTGGGTGAACGAGAAAATAAACCAAGAGGAATTAAAAATCTGTTGAAGAAAAATGATAATTTATCCTACTTACTAATGGTTCTTCCAGCAATGATTATTATTTTCTCCTTAGCTATTATACCGATATTTGGAATGACTTGGGTCTCGCTCCTTGATTGGAATATTGCTTCTATATCACCGCCTAAATTTATAGGCCTAGATAATTTTATGACAATGATGAAGGATTCAAGGTTTTGGGGCAGTTTAGGAACTCAAGGTCTCCTTAGTTTTTTTATGGTTACTTCCCAAGTGGTATTAGGTTTAGCCGCAGCATTAACACTTAATAATTTGATTGGGAAAGTAAAATGGTTACGCGGTGTAATTATGGCTCCATTTATGGTTCCGCCTATTGTTGTAGCTTTAGTCTGGTTGACAATATTCACACCGACTATCAGTCCAATTAATAGTTTCATTGAGTTGTTTGGTATCTCAGGTCCTTCCTGGTTATCGCATCCAATATTATCTCTTTTTTCAATTATCGTAGCGGATACATGGAATAACTTTCCGTTCGTAATGATTATTTTGCTAGCATCGTTACAAGGAATTCCAAAAGAATTATATGAAGCGGTCTCTGTTGATGGAGCTAACAAGTTCGAGGCCTTCTTATACATAACATTGCCGTCATTAAAACCAGCAATTATATTAGTTGCGACTTTAAGGTTGATTGAAAGTTTTAAATCCTTTCCATTGATTTATGTAATGACTGGTGGAGGACCTGGTACATCTACCGAGGTTACAAATTTCTATGCTTTCGTACAAGGTTTTGAGTACTCACAGATTAGTTATGCAAGTAGTTTAGCGCTCTTTTTATTCCTACTCACGATGGGACTAAGCTATTTTGCGATTCGACTAGATAATAAAGAGGAGGTATAAAAGGATGGCTAGCCAAAAGGGTAGTAGTGATAATAATGCAAAAGTACTTAAAGTAATTGCACTTGTTATAATTTTGTTGTTTAGTATTTCACCTTTAATCTGGATGCTAATCGTAGCCTTTAGGGTGCCGGATAAAATTTTTGAGCCTATTTGGATGTCTCCTACTGGATTTACACTTGATAATATAGTGGGAGTGTTAAAATCTGGATTTCCTAAATCCATATTGAACAGCTTTACAGCTGCATTAGGAGCTTCTTCTATAGCATTAATTATTGGTGTTCCTGCAGCTTTTTCATTAGCAAAGTGGAAAATAAGAGGGAAGAATTATTATTCGTGGTTTGTCCTGCTTTTAAGAATGGCACCTCCAATAGGATTTGCAATTCCACTATTTCTGTTTTTTGTAAACTTTAACATGATCGATAACATATTCGGACTGATTGTAGCCTATTTAATTATTACTCTACCTTTAGTAATTTGGTTAATGTGGATGTACTTTTCAGATTTACCAAATGAGTTGTTAGAGTCTGCTTCAATAGATGGTGCAAGTTTGTGGAGAACATTTTTCTCGATTGCGTTGCCTTTATCTAAACCCGGACTAGTTACAGCTGGGATTTTATCATTCATTCTTGCATGGAATGATTTTTTCTTTGCTTTAATTTTAACTCGTTCTAAATCTTCAACAGGTCCTGTTGCTATTATGGATTTTTTAACTTATTCAAGCTATAACTGGAGTGCAATTGCATCCGCATCTATTCTTCTTGCACTTCCGACAATACCGATAATTTTCTTTATGGGAAAATATATTGTTAGTGGAATCATGGGTGGTTCAGTTAAAGGATAATCTATGTTGATAGTAAAGAACTTATTGAATTAGAATGATGAAATGAGTGAATTTAAAATGATGAAAAAAGCTCTGCTTATAAAAAAAGGTGAGTTTGAAGTTATTAATGATGAGAAGCCTCGATTAAAGGAGAACCATGTGTTGGTGAAATCTAAAATTGTTGGGGTTTGTGGTTCTGATTTACATGTATTCCTGGGAAGTCATCCACGAATATCCGCTCCTGCGGTATTAGGACATGAATGTCTTGGAGAAGTAGCCGAGAGCAGTCCTGACTCAATTTTCAAGCCAGGTGATCGGGTCGCTCTATATCCAATTGTCTCTTGTGGAAAGTGTGCTTATTGTAAAGTTGGCGAAGAAAATCTTTGTATAGAAAGAGAAGTAATCGGCTTTAAATTTAGTGGGGGTCTAGCAGAGTATTTAAAACTTCATGAGAAGAATTTAATAAAGATTCCGAAGAACTTTGATTTTTCTGTCGGAGTATTATATGAACCTCTTGCTGTGATTATACATGCGGTCTCTTTAATAGAAATTAAGAAGGGACAACCTGTTATTATTACGGGAGCCGGAACGATTGGATTGCTTACGGCAACATATTTGAGAGAAGAGCTAGGTGTGAATCCTTATCTTATAGAGAAAAATGAGGATAGAATAACGTTTGCAAAAACGTTAGGTTTTCAAGTCTATAACAGTATTCATGATGCAGAACGAAATAATAATGAATTGTTAAGACCGTTAGTATTTGAATGCACAGGTTATTATCCATTATTGAAATCATTGCTAACGCTTAATGTTGTGCCAAAAAAAGTTGTGATTTTAAGTACATTTCAAAAAGACGACGCAATATATATAAATGAATTTGGTAAATATGAAATATCAGTTGTTAGCAGTCAAATGTATAAAAAGGAAGAAGTAATTGATGCAATAACTATATTATCTACTGAAAAGAGAGAAAAATACAGACCACTTATTGTAGATGAAAAATATTACCTTGAAAATGTGCAACAAGCTTATGAACGATCGCTAAATACTACAAATGGGGTAAAGGTAATTATCGAAATAGATAAAGTGATAGAGGGGCGAGCTCGATGAAGAAAGAGAAAATACTAATTGGACAATCTGGTGGGCCTACCTCAGTTACAAATGCAAGCTTTGTCAGTAGCGTAGAAAGCGCGATTGACAAATATGATTTATATGGCGCTTTGTATGGCTTTGAAGGATTATTAGAAGAAAAATTAATTCCAATTAATGAACATAATCTCAATGATATATTAAAATTTAAAAAAGTACCGGGTGCTTGTTTAGGGACATGCCGATACTATTTATCAGATGAAGATATTGAGATGATAGTAGATAATCTTACTAAACACGAAATTAGAAATGTCGTGTTTAGTGGTGGAAATGGCACGATGCTAGTATTGAACAAGATTTATCGAGTCTCGCAATCTCGTGGCTATGATCTAAAAATAATCGGGATACCAAAAACAGTCGATAATGATTTAGAGTTGACCGATCACACGCCTGGATTTGGGAGTGCAGCTAGATTTGTTGCGTTATCAACTCGAGATATTGGGAAAGACCTAGAAGCTATGCGGAGGTTCGAACAAGTTCGAGTTATTGAAACGATGGGAAGAAACTCAGGTTGGATAGCGGCATCATCTGTTCTTGCAAGAGAAACGCAAGAGGATGCTCCTCATCTCGTCTATTTACCAGAAAAAGAATTTAAGTTAAATGACTTTTTAGGTGAGGTGAAAGAAAGTGTTAATACTCGAGGGTACACAACAGTCGTTGTTAGTGAAGGAATTCGTAATGGAAAAGGGGAGTTATTGGCACAAAAGTCATTGCAGAATAACGTAGAGACTTCTGTACTTGGAGGAGTTTCAGAATTTCTTACAGAGAAGGTGAAAAAAGAATTAGGTTTTTCATCTCGCGCAGAACTATTAGGGATGAGTCAACGATCCTTTCAAATGGCCGTGTCAACCCAAGATTATTTAGAATCCGTAAAAATTGGGAAAAAAGCTATTGAACTTATTGAAAATGATGATGTCAATGTCATGATTTCAATCGAAAGAGTAGCAG
This genomic window from Sporosarcina sp. Marseille-Q4063 contains:
- a CDS encoding zinc-binding dehydrogenase, which encodes MSEFKMMKKALLIKKGEFEVINDEKPRLKENHVLVKSKIVGVCGSDLHVFLGSHPRISAPAVLGHECLGEVAESSPDSIFKPGDRVALYPIVSCGKCAYCKVGEENLCIEREVIGFKFSGGLAEYLKLHEKNLIKIPKNFDFSVGVLYEPLAVIIHAVSLIEIKKGQPVIITGAGTIGLLTATYLREELGVNPYLIEKNEDRITFAKTLGFQVYNSIHDAERNNNELLRPLVFECTGYYPLLKSLLTLNVVPKKVVILSTFQKDDAIYINEFGKYEISVVSSQMYKKEEVIDAITILSTEKREKYRPLIVDEKYYLENVQQAYERSLNTTNGVKVIIEIDKVIEGRAR
- a CDS encoding diphosphate--fructose-6-phosphate 1-phosphotransferase; the protein is MKKEKILIGQSGGPTSVTNASFVSSVESAIDKYDLYGALYGFEGLLEEKLIPINEHNLNDILKFKKVPGACLGTCRYYLSDEDIEMIVDNLTKHEIRNVVFSGGNGTMLVLNKIYRVSQSRGYDLKIIGIPKTVDNDLELTDHTPGFGSAARFVALSTRDIGKDLEAMRRFEQVRVIETMGRNSGWIAASSVLARETQEDAPHLVYLPEKEFKLNDFLGEVKESVNTRGYTTVVVSEGIRNGKGELLAQKSLQNNVETSVLGGVSEFLTEKVKKELGFSSRAELLGMSQRSFQMAVSTQDYLESVKIGKKAIELIENDDVNVMISIERVADIPEYSFELNQVMLKDIVKTEKKIPENFLNEAGRPNAEFKNWLRPLAGFDISAYPRII
- a CDS encoding extracellular solute-binding protein, which gives rise to MRGIFRSTSLVLILLLSLVLVGCGGEDGDKPVKVLLHNNPFNEGLKELEAKFEEDTGIKVDIDVVGQDVGIQRTELDFTGKTGDIDVVYMSFVVKQKWAKAGWVESLNEYVENAEELNRNDFIETTLDAMSYEDELYGLPGFAEVGLMGYRKDIFEKHGIDSPPENWDEFSEVVEKIQSNETAAVALRGQRGQGLNMFVFPMFMNSMGGGFFKDFPKDLNPILNSKENIEALKYYENLVKNYSPSGAGNYSYPDIVSAYQQGKAAISLDGTSIITQFLDEENNKYADQTGIALIPGGKSGASPMIAVHGLALSKFSNNKEEAFEFIKWATSFETQKEIALNQNYSDFTRLSVSQDEEVKAKFNIANGEFLEIRNQALEQADGNYRPLLPEWGEIGDIIAIEVNSVTSGNKSAENALEDANNKVKETLKRNGYNID
- a CDS encoding carbohydrate ABC transporter permease; the protein is MASQKGSSDNNAKVLKVIALVIILLFSISPLIWMLIVAFRVPDKIFEPIWMSPTGFTLDNIVGVLKSGFPKSILNSFTAALGASSIALIIGVPAAFSLAKWKIRGKNYYSWFVLLLRMAPPIGFAIPLFLFFVNFNMIDNIFGLIVAYLIITLPLVIWLMWMYFSDLPNELLESASIDGASLWRTFFSIALPLSKPGLVTAGILSFILAWNDFFFALILTRSKSSTGPVAIMDFLTYSSYNWSAIASASILLALPTIPIIFFMGKYIVSGIMGGSVKG
- a CDS encoding carbohydrate ABC transporter permease — its product is MRRKHTLGERENKPRGIKNLLKKNDNLSYLLMVLPAMIIIFSLAIIPIFGMTWVSLLDWNIASISPPKFIGLDNFMTMMKDSRFWGSLGTQGLLSFFMVTSQVVLGLAAALTLNNLIGKVKWLRGVIMAPFMVPPIVVALVWLTIFTPTISPINSFIELFGISGPSWLSHPILSLFSIIVADTWNNFPFVMIILLASLQGIPKELYEAVSVDGANKFEAFLYITLPSLKPAIILVATLRLIESFKSFPLIYVMTGGGPGTSTEVTNFYAFVQGFEYSQISYASSLALFLFLLTMGLSYFAIRLDNKEEV